The DNA region AGTGATATAGGAGTATATGTCTAAAGTTTTCAATGCATTCCCTAGAACTTTCATGTCGAAATTCTCACTTTAGACAACTTTGCACATGCTTGATAGAGTTTGATTGAAAAAGATACATTTTGaatgaaaaatgatactctctctgtccgttcaaagtatgaacatttggttcggcacaaattttaatgcataattggtaaagtaagagagagatagaaataaaaagtaattaaaatattattagtggagaacgGATCCCACCACATTAGAGAACacagagtttccaaaattagaaagttggACGGATTAAAATGTAAATAGTTCATAAATATTGCCACTTAATAAGATTCATAACTGATTTGTTGGACTACATATGAGTGCCAAACCAAACTTAAGtcttaaatttcatgtcaagcACCGACTTTATGGGCAAAGTCAAGGTAAATGACTTTGGTAGTGAGAATCACAACGTTTGGTCTGTATAGCGTTTCGATACTGTTTTATGACGTCTTACAAAATTATATTTGGAGCCTTGGTTGGGGCAGGTTCTATTATATAAACTCCATTTAACATTAGTCAAATAAATTCGTATAAATTAGCCTGCCAACAATCCAACCATACTACACTTGATGAAATCACTACTTACATGCTGCCATCTTGAGATAAATGAATATGTATAATTTCACACACGTAATCAGAGCAAGCAATAACTTCTAATTCtgcaaaataaaaacacaagtATAAGCTAAATACAGATAGGAGCTTACCAACTAGCACTAGTTCAACTTTCTGCAAGCTAACGATGCTCACGGGTTTAATAGGAACAGCAAAGTGAGTTCTTCCTGACCAGTGTGCACAACATGAGCCTAGTCGAGAACAGTGGGTCAGAAAAAGGCTGTAATGTGGAAGAAATATATGAACTTAACTATTGTGATTTCAAAGATCCAACAAACATATTGCCTAATGTCAATAAAAAATCCCAAGAGTTAAATGTGTAGATGAACCTTGGAAGCCATTAGAATTTCCACAATCCAGCAATGTACTCAATACTCCACATGCCATGCTCACCTTTTAACGTGGAAAGCATCCTTAGGAACACTTCACGTGTAAAGGAGATTCTGCTCAATGGGTTCAACCGTTCAAGCTTATGAAATATGGATGAAGCAATGCATCATTCAATAGTTGCAACAAACTCATCTGTGCGATAAAGGGATTCTGAAACATACAAGCACATGCATATAATCAATTTGAATCAGAATTTTGGAATAACTTTTGCCTCTTTCAGGTTTGAGAAAGAGCTTCAAGCAGCTTGCTTCCATAAATGGGATGACAGAATAAGCTCTCTGAGAAACATGAACAAACTCACACGGACAGAATCCCTCGAGACAAGCTTGAATCACATCAACAAGTACATCCTAATTTGATAGCCATGGGATGCTAAATAGCCTACAAGCTAAAGAATTAAACAATGCAAATACAGTTAGATTAGTGGTTTGGAATGAGTAATGACTCTAGTCAACGCTTGATAAAATCTATCCAACACACTTATTAGCACCTAAAGCCTGATGAACTTAAGATTGATCAGCAAATTCTTCATAACATAATTTGGAGTATCCTTGCAtttctacaaaaaaaatatccaaaTTAGAACCCCTCAAAAGATAGTCCCATACAATGATGACAAAAGATGTAACAAATGCATCAAGTAAAAAGAATGTAGATCAGATTAATTTCTTAAGTAGTGGCAAGTCGGAACATAAAACCCATACAAAATTTCATGTCATCAGTAACACCAAAGCATTATACCGTAGCGGCAGCATCAGATAGGTTTTCAGTTGATTCCAGACTTTAGAAGAAGCATAAATTTTAAGTTCAACATAGTAAGGAGCAGTAGTGCAGAAGTTATCACAAGACCACTAAGTAGAACTATATAAAGCAACAAGAATGGCTCTAGATAGTTTCATCGTCATGTAACAAAGTGAATTTACCTACAGGCCTCTACAAACAGTTACCTCGAAAGGAATCCAACTGCCAATCTCCTATTCCATACACACCACTTACCTTGACTGCCAGGATATGCACTCCATGCATCGTGGAATCACAAAATGGTCACAAAGCCAGCATACGATCATCAAAGCCTTCGCATCTAAAAGAGGTTAGAAACTGTAACAGTGAAAACTGATGTAAAATGCAAGTCCATGAAAAAATTAGATATGTTACGAATGATGCCCTCCTAGGTGAAAGATGATTTAAACCCCACAGCCAGCACAAGAGTGCTAATTTAGCAAAAGTATGGTTTTATTGGAATATAAAATTTATGTACATGGGACATTGTTTCTTATCTGTAATTGCTACAACGGAAGTAGTGCCTACTAAGACCTTACAACAGAGATGTGGGCTTATATGTCGAACAAAAAGATCTTTACAGTCAATTGTCAACAGCCAGATTACGAACATATCCTTATGCAGGAAAAAGAGAAACTCCATAATCACTCAAGCTGAGCTTATTGTACAGACAATGGCATGAAGACGATTTTCACTGGACAATCATGGCAACTGTTCTTTGTTTCTTCTTTCTGTAACTGTGTATAAGGCACATGAATGTACAACATTGAGATCTCAAACCATCATATTCAACTCTGTCAGGTCATCCATTGGGATTCCAAGGCCACCAATACAATCATTATCATGTAACCCGTCATCCTCAATATTCATAAACCATGATCCTAGGTCCTCTCCTTTACCACCTAGATCATCAGTAACTCCTAAATCATCCATATCAGGTAATTGCAGCCCAGATAAATCAATTGGTTCCTCCAACATGTCATTGGAATGGTTGTTGTTATCCTTTCCAGAGTTACTTTGGCTATTCTCACTTGATTTAAGCATTGCTGAGAATATTCTGTTTTCTTGTTCTCCCGTATTTCCCAGAGAACCATTGATTGAAGCAGACAAATGAGCAGTTTTCTGCTTGGTTCTTGCCTTGGACTTTGTATTTCCTTTGACAGAGGCCGAAACAGTGCGGCTATTTTTCGCCATTACGTTTTTGGAGAAAGCCTCTCTGTTGTTTCCTTTTCCCTCTCTATCCCTCTCACTCCTTTTTCCCTTAGCACACCTTGAGAGAGAACCACCAAGACCAGTGCTGATGATACCACCTACATTATCAAGTAACACTTCCCTCCTTTTTACTCGATTTGACCAACTGTCTTCTTTACTATTAACTTGTTCAGAACCCAGATTATTTGATGGGAATACTTCAGAAGAATATGTATCTTGATTGTTTGAACTGGGGCTCTGCTGTGGACCCACAGGAGCTGAGAACACAAAACGAGGGTATTCACAAAAAGAGAAGCTCTTACTTTAAGGAAAGAAGAGTATTTGCTagaaataacataattaaacgtTTATAAGCATCCTGAATTTTATCTGGCATTTACCTGAAGTTCTAGCTTCAATAGAGCTTCCAGATGCTCCAAGATGCAGTTTTTCAGACTCATTATCAGTGCTAGAGTTCAAAGGTTGTCCATCAAAAAGGTGGGATACACCAGAAAGGAAAATGTCCTTATAAAGAGGATCGTCAAAGCAGCTCTTTCCTGTCTCCTCAAATTCTCGGTACCGTTCCATAGTCCACTTAACAAAAGCTAAGGCTACTTGCTTGGCCATTTTACCACTGGCACTTTTCATCCCATGGGCATTAGGTCCACAGCAACTCTGTAGGGAAGAAACACTTAATTTACAAATCAGGCTATACCAGAAATAGTTGCCAGTGGCATTTGATTAAATTGTGAAGCAGATTGAGACAGAACCAACTTTAAGAGACAATCAAACACAGAGGAAGATGATACTATGATTTGCTTCCAGAAGATTGATAATCATGATCTTGTTTCAGTGTCCTTATTTTTGCATTTCAGAGATATAGGCAGCATAGAACATAGCCATTCATtggaattgcttgtttcttttTTACATACAGTATGTTAAGCTTCCTCTTTTGTCATATACTTTTTTGTTTACTTATCTTTTAATCTGAGTGAGCAATACCCATGTGATTAGAGCACCCAACATGAAATTTATACTACCTCCATCTTTGAcaaataaaaacttttgaaatggcacgggttttaatgcacaattggtaaaataagaaggaagaatttgtaaagtaagagggagggagagaaaactgagtaaagtaagagagatgaagagaaaaggTAGTAGAAATAGAGTTAGTGGACTGTGGGGTCCACTTCCTAAAACAGAATGTtcagaaagtttctatttttaagagacgggccaaatagaaatagtttctattgttaagagacggaggtagtatttgtTAACTGAGATGGTCCAGTTTTTGGTTTACATATGAAAGCTTTTGAAAAATCATGTTTCCTGAGCAGCAGGTGCTCAGAGGCTCTTAAAATTGGATGTATCAATAATCGttgatgaaaagaaaaaaaaatctcagGTATCTCAGTATCAGTCTGTTGGTAGGAAATTTAGTttgaaaatattactcctactatGAAGGACAAGATATAGATTACTGTTTTTCTTAGTAAAGAGTCAACTGATTCTCTAAAATGATTTCTTACATCAATATACAAGGTGATAGAGGAAGAATGAGATGATAGTGATGATTACCATGTACTTCTCATAGGCCATTCCCACAAGTTTATTAAGAGCACGCTCTTCAAAATCCCTACAGTAAATGAAGATGCTCAATTATTATCAGGCAAGATAGGTTGTCCATACATTATTTCTTAAAAGACGAGCAGAATCCTTACTTCTGCTGGAGCTCTTTAGCATCAGTAGCAGAACAGAGAAGTTTGCCAAGCAAGCTCTTCTTCAGTGAAACCTAGATACGGGATTAACAATAAGAAggattatcaaaataaaaaaatagaaggTTCACAAAGGAAACTTAAAATACACACAAGAATCTTAAGAAACAGCTCTTTTAAAGATCTTAGCCAAGATCCCCCAAATGCTATACTCTGCCAGCCTTTGTTCTATCTTCCTTTAAAAgacatcacttttattttatgtttcttGCAGCACATGCATATACATAGATGAGGATGATGGAAGTGCAGGTAACACAGATTGTTAACTGACTTCTACCAGGCATTTCTCTTAGTGTGTGGAACAAATCCGACAAATTTAGCTTTATGTTACATTTCCTTTgttagaaatgggtcactcacccccTTAAAAACCCTTATACGGGCGGAGGGTTATCCACTCATTTATAGAGGAGTCAAGATCACCAATTTGTGGATGTGGGCCAAGAAGGGATTTTAATACGCCCCAACAATGCGTGGGACGGAATGATCATCAGACTTCCATACTTGCAACAAAGAAACCCATCACGAACTTGGGCCAGCTCTAATACCATTTTAAAAATGAGTCACTCCCCCCCCCCCAGTAGAGAGGCCCATTAAAGGCATCCTTAATATGTAACTatgaacaaataaaatatacttGCGGTAAAAAAGTATTGAACAAAATATCCAATAGAAAAGCTAAAGTCTTCTTTATTCGTTTCAATTTCAGACTTTAACAGGTGTTACCTGTTCCTGGTACTTCTCATCCAACCTAGTGATATCCCCACTTATTTCATCTCCACTCTGTGCCACATAAGACTGATAAGAAGAATGTATCAAAAACTTGATGCAAGGCTTCTAAAgcaagagagaaaaagaagcaCGTGCACTAGATTGAAAACCTTAAAGAGGAGAAGACCTAACATACCACTAAATCTGGGTAGATTCCTATGCTATGAAGCTCCATAATAAGTCTTTCATTTATTGACATATTTTGATACTGATACTCTGAACATATTGTGCTAGGTATCAACTGGTCTGTGTGTAAACCATCTTGTAAATGGTCACAGTTCGGGAAACCCATGCAAGGAATTGACATAATGTTCTGCTCCAATTCGTAAAATGATCTTCCATTTGAATTTGAATCATATCCATTAAACGTAGGACATCCAGAAGGGTCACAACTTGGTGACATGTGAGAACAGACGGTATCTGATCCCAAATCTTTTTCAATCTCAAATGAAGATTCATGCGCATCGTATCTGAGGTCATGTTCTTCTTCAGGAATCAAAGCCGCAATAATTCTCTGGTACATGGAAATCTCATCCGACTTCTTCACACCTGGAGCCACATGCTCAGGGCTAAGATCCAAACATCTTGCTTTAGTCTCCCCTCTCCCAAATTCATTCGAGCCATAGCCAGGTACTAAAATGCAGTTAGCTGTATCGATTTGAACTGGAGCAGGCATGTCCACTGTTATACCAGAATTAATCTGGAAAGAATAAAAATGACACAGAAGACTTCAATATACAGAAATGCAACTAAATGTAGAAAAGTGGCATCAAACTGAGCTTCAATCATCAGAACATGCTGAGCATCATTCAAGGCTTAATTCTTATATACTTGCATAAAGTACAACTTGCCATTTATAATGTGCGTATAGAAGGTGCAATTGAACAGGAGTATTCATAATAACTGTAAGGTGCCCCATAAGGCTTTAACCCTAACTTTTATTGCTTATGAAGACAAACAGACTCCAGACGAAATGGGTACCAATAAATCAAATAGCATTACCTAATCACAACCATTAGCACCAATAACACATCAATGCTGACAGAAGTTTCAAATTTGTGCAATAACTGAATATGTCAACCAAGCATAAAAAGGGGACCTAAACTGCATCACTCTTTGCAGACTCTAGCATGCTCAAGGTGAACCTAAGTATAAGTCCTAAAAAGTACTTATAGCATTTTATGTTTGATAGATATCATACATGAACTTAATGTATTACTACATGCTTAGTAATTGGATGACAAAGTGTTGCTCACTTCATGTATCCTTTTCCCAAACACAATAAAATGCTGAAAGCAAGCAAGACACATATTGAATTTTATTAGAAAAAAGATTACACATATCGAGAAAAGAATAAACACTGAAAAATTGAAGTCTACAGAATCTGCCAAGAAATATAAAATCTTTTAATAGTAATATGAGCAGAATTAGGACATAAATGATTTAAAAGATAGTAGTGAAGTGGGGGGGGGgcaattttaatataaaaggTGCATAAATAAAACAACCAAATGGGTAGATCAGTAACACATTAGTTAAGCAAGGGAATATAGTACAAGtgcaatttaataaaaattcactCCACTAATATTTGGCAATCAAAAGACTACATAATGAATATCTAACAGTCAAGGACTCAAGTCCACTGGCAAAACGTGGAAGTAACCCTTCTATTTTCAATCAACAGCAATATGTCTCTTAgccaaaataacaaaaataacaaaatacttTCCCGACCATTCTAACATGCACAGCTATTACAATATACCTTATGTAGCAGTAGCATAACATATATCACAAGTAATTTCATCAAAATTCAATTCATGCtggaattttgaaattaataggTATGTAAAAACAAATAGACTTCACCTGATCTTTCAAATAAGATATATGCACatcagtgataaaatgaaataaaggcTCCATCTTCTTCCAGAATGGGCTAGTGAGAGCTTGTGCTGCATCCAATAACACTTATTATTGCCAGGAGAAAGTTATACAGTACGAGAGAATTAGAGCCTCAAAACAAATAATACCAGTGTTTGTAACAGCATTTGCAGCAGCCAAAAGCTCTTCATGACCATCATGGGCACCAACTTTATAAACATATATACCAATTATCAGAAAAGGAAAATAAACATTGGGACTGGAAAACAAATGTCATCGTATGCATTCTAAAATGAATTGATTACCAAGTAAATCTGATACTGTATTGATGGCAATATGCTTTTGCCTTATATAAGCCTTTCTGTCAGAAAGTTTTCTTGTAGGTGGCCTCCCTGCTCTGCTGCACAAAAGATTTTCACCATATCATAAAGTTTCTTGTTCTGATGGATAGTTCAAGTTCACAACATCAAGACGATCCATACAGAAAAAAGAGCAAAAAACCCAAGTCTAGAACTTCTAATTTGTTTAGGGTTTAAACCTTTCAGTCTTGTCAAGACCAAGTCTAGAACTTCTAATTTGTTTAGTGGTCCCCACATTCCCAAGCTTTTCTACTGACAAAGGGAAGAGGGACCTAGAGGACGTAAATCCTCGACCAGTTCTGCCTTGTCTCCTTACACCATCTGCGTGGTAGTCCGCATTGACTGCCTTGTTTTTCCTTGGTGGTAGAAGCAGAGCTGAGATTTTCTGGACATTCTGAACACTTTTCTCATCCAGCTCATCGCACTTCTTATTCTTGTTTCTTGACTTGATTTCAGCAGCAACTGGTCCATCACTTTCAAATAATGCAGCTGGAATGATATTGTCACCTTTTATTTTGGTTTGCTTAGGAGAACCAGCAGGAAAACATCGTTCATTTACCATCATGTCAGACGCAGCATCCATAACAGGGTCCTCATCATTTCCAGAAACAACTGGTAATAAACTAGTTCTTCTTGCCGTTCGAGAAATCTTCTGTGGCCTTTGAGCCCAATTGGCAACAGGAGATGAAGACTGGGCAGAAGGGGTCCGTTTACGACTTTTGGCCCCAAGGCCACTCGAAACCTTGTTTGTGCAGTTAGAAAGATCCCAATCATTAGATGATACAGACCGTTGCACTGCTTGAGACATCTTAGAGCCACCACCAACTAAACCTGAGCGTGGGCCCCGGACATTAGCATTCAATTTTGAGCCTGAAGTAGGACTACTGCAACTGACATCTTCTCGTGAATTTTCCCTTTAAATGgttgaaaggaaaaaaaatgttacACAGCAGGAAACAAAGAAGCAAAAAACAAGATGAAGGAACATAAAACAGAACAAATTTCTTGCATGTGGCCTAAGAGATAGTTTTTCATTCCTCATACAACTCATGGCCATGAGCCTGATATGGGTCAAAAGTATGGCCTGACATCATAACACCTCATAATTTACATACTGTCTCCAGCGCGAGCTCGAGTAAAGTGATAATTAGCACCAAATATCCAAGACGAAAACCCAAAAGAGTATCAGTGGCCATAATATCATATATGACAACTTGTATCCGCTCATCTTATTCTATGCATCATCCTTtggattaaaattttcatttcatcCGCTAATGCTATAATTGATATCTTGGATTAATTCACTGTAACCACTATTGTAATCAACAGGAAGGCCTCTAGGACTTCACAGAAACAAAAATTTATGCCCAAGCTTTCATCAAGTGAGAGGCAGATCGCATATTCATTTCAAGAAGAAAAATGCATGAAATTATTAATCATGTAATAATAAGATACTAAGCAAGTTTCAGCCAATTGCAATGAACAATGAATATCTTGACCAATCTGTTTCAACTCAACCAGCGAAGTGATTTTCAGAATTTTTACTCAGcatgaaaaataaaaaccacTCTCATAAGGCATGTCCTTTTAAACCATAAAACAGGTCTTTCAGCAGTATGACGACAAAAAACAATATAGATTTGTCACATTGTTTAATCGAATAATTCTCTGGAACTAATTATAGAAACTCAAACACAATGAATTTCCATACTTGTTTACAGCTTTCAGATTCACCCTTTCTTTCTCTTGTCCATTAGGATGCTCTCTCCGCTCATGGAGAATAGAACCGTTCTCAGAATCAGTCCGAGACATAGATGACCGCATCCCTGAACTGGTCTGGGAGGTAGCCTCACTTTTCACTAGCCCTACGCCTCCATTAGCAGCACCAGATCTGTGTGAAGTTGTATATTCACATCGGCATCAGTGAATCTTTTTAACCAAGGAACATTATGCATATGGTGAAAATAAAACCTTTATTGTTATCAAGAAAAGAAACTGTAGGGAAAAGAaaagattagatgttttgtgCTCAGTTATTTAATCATCCTTGGAAGATATTCTTACCAAGAAAGAAGTAAAA from Salvia splendens isolate huo1 chromosome 9, SspV2, whole genome shotgun sequence includes:
- the LOC121747323 gene encoding uncharacterized protein LOC121747323 isoform X3 → METDAMSASSKFDISSSSPDRPLYASVLRGSYGAASLDRSGSFHENLENPLLSSLPNMTRSNSSVTQNDVLNFFHCVRVDPKSMVVDHKLNRPADFKRLASSAVGMPVEDSLPTSSKSKQLTSSSLDDLRRLKSGVRESGTKARERVKIFNDCLSVINKCFPAIPSRKRSRVDTLSYDRSNTVLRIDRAASGVGVGKMGVQNHATANGFELEQQKSEGRTKNTIPSKRTRTSIVDARMDARANNLARTPGAVDKDRDAVRISSSNSVQGEDRTLSIAVEGWENSKMKKKRTHIKIDNGSSSMTTKAVDGYREPKQETHPHQIPEARSRVADAYGFRSGAANGGVGLVKSEATSQTSSGMRSSMSRTDSENGSILHERREHPNGQEKERVNLKAVNKENSREDVSCSSPTSGSKLNANVRGPRSGLVGGGSKMSQAVQRSVSSNDWDLSNCTNKVSSGLGAKSRKRTPSAQSSSPVANWAQRPQKISRTARRTSLLPVVSGNDEDPVMDAASDMMVNERCFPAGSPKQTKIKGDNIIPAALFESDGPVAAEIKSRNKNKKCDELDEKSVQNVQKISALLLPPRKNKAVNADYHADGVRRQGRTGRGFTSSRSLFPLSVEKLGNVGTTKQIRSSRLGLDKTESRAGRPPTRKLSDRKAYIRQKHIAINTVSDLLVGAHDGHEELLAAANAVTNTAQALTSPFWKKMEPLFHFITDVHISYLKDQINSGITVDMPAPVQIDTANCILVPGYGSNEFGRGETKARCLDLSPEHVAPGVKKSDEISMYQRIIAALIPEEEHDLRYDAHESSFEIEKDLGSDTVCSHMSPSCDPSGCPTFNGYDSNSNGRSFYELEQNIMSIPCMGFPNCDHLQDGLHTDQLIPSTICSEYQYQNMSINERLIMELHSIGIYPDLVSGDEISGDITRLDEKYQEQVSLKKSLLGKLLCSATDAKELQQKDFEERALNKLVGMAYEKYMSCCGPNAHGMKSASGKMAKQVALAFVKWTMERYREFEETGKSCFDDPLYKDIFLSGVSHLFDGQPLNSSTDNESEKLHLGASGSSIEARTSAPVGPQQSPSSNNQDTYSSEVFPSNNLGSEQVNSKEDSWSNRVKRREVLLDNVGGIISTGLGGSLSRCAKGKRSERDREGKGNNREAFSKNVMAKNSRTVSASVKGNTKSKARTKQKTAHLSASINGSLGNTGEQENRIFSAMLKSSENSQSNSGKDNNNHSNDMLEEPIDLSGLQLPDMDDLGVTDDLGGKGEDLGSWFMNIEDDGLHDNDCIGGLGIPMDDLTELNMMV
- the LOC121747323 gene encoding uncharacterized protein LOC121747323 isoform X2, with product METDAMSASSKFDISSSSPDRPLYASVLRGSYGAASLDRSGSFHENLENPLLSSLPNMTRSNSSVTQNDVLNFFHCVRVDPKSMVVDHKLNRPADFKRLASSAVGMPVEDSLPTSSKSKQLTSSSLDDLRRLKSGVRESGTKARERVKIFNDCLSVINKCFPAIPSRKRSRVDTLSYDRSNTVLRIDRAASGVGVGKMGVQNHATANGFELEQQKSEGRTKNTIPSKRTRTSIVDARMDARANNLARTPGAVDKDRDAVRISSSNSVQGEDRTLSIAVEGWENSKMKKKRTHIKIDNGSSSMTTKAVDGYREPKQETHPHQIPEARSRVADAYGFRSGAANGGVGLVKSEATSQTSSGMRSSMSRTDSENGSILHERREHPNGQEKERVNLKAVNKENSREDVSCSSPTSGSKLNANVRGPRSGLVGGGSKMSQAVQRSVSSNDWDLSNCTNKVSSGLGAKSRKRTPSAQSSSPVANWAQRPQKISRTARRTSLLPVVSGNDEDPVMDAASDMMVNERCFPAGSPKQTKIKGDNIIPAALFESDGPVAAEIKSRNKNKKCDELDEKSVQNVQKISALLLPPRKNKAVNADYHADGVRRQGRTGRGFTSSRSLFPLSVEKLGNVGTTKQIRSSRLGLDKTERAGRPPTRKLSDRKAYIRQKHIAINTVSDLLVGAHDGHEELLAAANAVTNTAQALTSPFWKKMEPLFHFITDVHISYLKDQINSGITVDMPAPVQIDTANCILVPGYGSNEFGRGETKARCLDLSPEHVAPGVKKSDEISMYQRIIAALIPEEEHDLRYDAHESSFEIEKDLGSDTVCSHMSPSCDPSGCPTFNGYDSNSNGRSFYELEQNIMSIPCMGFPNCDHLQDGLHTDQLIPSTICSEYQYQNMSINERLIMELHSIGIYPDLVSYVAQSGDEISGDITRLDEKYQEQVSLKKSLLGKLLCSATDAKELQQKDFEERALNKLVGMAYEKYMSCCGPNAHGMKSASGKMAKQVALAFVKWTMERYREFEETGKSCFDDPLYKDIFLSGVSHLFDGQPLNSSTDNESEKLHLGASGSSIEARTSAPVGPQQSPSSNNQDTYSSEVFPSNNLGSEQVNSKEDSWSNRVKRREVLLDNVGGIISTGLGGSLSRCAKGKRSERDREGKGNNREAFSKNVMAKNSRTVSASVKGNTKSKARTKQKTAHLSASINGSLGNTGEQENRIFSAMLKSSENSQSNSGKDNNNHSNDMLEEPIDLSGLQLPDMDDLGVTDDLGGKGEDLGSWFMNIEDDGLHDNDCIGGLGIPMDDLTELNMMV
- the LOC121747323 gene encoding uncharacterized protein LOC121747323 isoform X4, with amino-acid sequence MGVQNHATANGFELEQQKSEGRTKNTIPSKRTRTSIVDARMDARANNLARTPGAVDKDRDAVRISSSNSVQGEDRTLSIAVEGWENSKMKKKRTHIKIDNGSSSMTTKAVDGYREPKQETHPHQIPEARSRVADAYGFRSGAANGGVGLVKSEATSQTSSGMRSSMSRTDSENGSILHERREHPNGQEKERVNLKAVNKENSREDVSCSSPTSGSKLNANVRGPRSGLVGGGSKMSQAVQRSVSSNDWDLSNCTNKVSSGLGAKSRKRTPSAQSSSPVANWAQRPQKISRTARRTSLLPVVSGNDEDPVMDAASDMMVNERCFPAGSPKQTKIKGDNIIPAALFESDGPVAAEIKSRNKNKKCDELDEKSVQNVQKISALLLPPRKNKAVNADYHADGVRRQGRTGRGFTSSRSLFPLSVEKLGNVGTTKQIRSSRLGLDKTESRAGRPPTRKLSDRKAYIRQKHIAINTVSDLLVGAHDGHEELLAAANAVTNTAQALTSPFWKKMEPLFHFITDVHISYLKDQINSGITVDMPAPVQIDTANCILVPGYGSNEFGRGETKARCLDLSPEHVAPGVKKSDEISMYQRIIAALIPEEEHDLRYDAHESSFEIEKDLGSDTVCSHMSPSCDPSGCPTFNGYDSNSNGRSFYELEQNIMSIPCMGFPNCDHLQDGLHTDQLIPSTICSEYQYQNMSINERLIMELHSIGIYPDLVSYVAQSGDEISGDITRLDEKYQEQVSLKKSLLGKLLCSATDAKELQQKDFEERALNKLVGMAYEKYMSCCGPNAHGMKSASGKMAKQVALAFVKWTMERYREFEETGKSCFDDPLYKDIFLSGVSHLFDGQPLNSSTDNESEKLHLGASGSSIEARTSAPVGPQQSPSSNNQDTYSSEVFPSNNLGSEQVNSKEDSWSNRVKRREVLLDNVGGIISTGLGGSLSRCAKGKRSERDREGKGNNREAFSKNVMAKNSRTVSASVKGNTKSKARTKQKTAHLSASINGSLGNTGEQENRIFSAMLKSSENSQSNSGKDNNNHSNDMLEEPIDLSGLQLPDMDDLGVTDDLGGKGEDLGSWFMNIEDDGLHDNDCIGGLGIPMDDLTELNMMV
- the LOC121747323 gene encoding uncharacterized protein LOC121747323 isoform X5; the encoded protein is MDARANNLARTPGAVDKDRDAVRISSSNSVQGEDRTLSIAVEGWENSKMKKKRTHIKIDNGSSSMTTKAVDGYREPKQETHPHQIPEARSRVADAYGFRSGAANGGVGLVKSEATSQTSSGMRSSMSRTDSENGSILHERREHPNGQEKERVNLKAVNKENSREDVSCSSPTSGSKLNANVRGPRSGLVGGGSKMSQAVQRSVSSNDWDLSNCTNKVSSGLGAKSRKRTPSAQSSSPVANWAQRPQKISRTARRTSLLPVVSGNDEDPVMDAASDMMVNERCFPAGSPKQTKIKGDNIIPAALFESDGPVAAEIKSRNKNKKCDELDEKSVQNVQKISALLLPPRKNKAVNADYHADGVRRQGRTGRGFTSSRSLFPLSVEKLGNVGTTKQIRSSRLGLDKTESRAGRPPTRKLSDRKAYIRQKHIAINTVSDLLVGAHDGHEELLAAANAVTNTAQALTSPFWKKMEPLFHFITDVHISYLKDQINSGITVDMPAPVQIDTANCILVPGYGSNEFGRGETKARCLDLSPEHVAPGVKKSDEISMYQRIIAALIPEEEHDLRYDAHESSFEIEKDLGSDTVCSHMSPSCDPSGCPTFNGYDSNSNGRSFYELEQNIMSIPCMGFPNCDHLQDGLHTDQLIPSTICSEYQYQNMSINERLIMELHSIGIYPDLVSYVAQSGDEISGDITRLDEKYQEQVSLKKSLLGKLLCSATDAKELQQKDFEERALNKLVGMAYEKYMSCCGPNAHGMKSASGKMAKQVALAFVKWTMERYREFEETGKSCFDDPLYKDIFLSGVSHLFDGQPLNSSTDNESEKLHLGASGSSIEARTSAPVGPQQSPSSNNQDTYSSEVFPSNNLGSEQVNSKEDSWSNRVKRREVLLDNVGGIISTGLGGSLSRCAKGKRSERDREGKGNNREAFSKNVMAKNSRTVSASVKGNTKSKARTKQKTAHLSASINGSLGNTGEQENRIFSAMLKSSENSQSNSGKDNNNHSNDMLEEPIDLSGLQLPDMDDLGVTDDLGGKGEDLGSWFMNIEDDGLHDNDCIGGLGIPMDDLTELNMMV